One window of the bacterium genome contains the following:
- a CDS encoding S41 family peptidase, whose translation MMRRVLVLGCAVALVATAGRSATVGDTLVHEGLAAIAAQAMGADAIDWGRIERELAAKFGPGESHAALAAAVAMLNDPHASFSPPAAVPVTEAAPADNDGSSQASAAADAPVHSIPTVPEGRLLDDGVAYLVVPGCLAPDVDGLRAYAKAAALELARLGQQEPRGWLIDLRLNGGGNLWPMLLGLRPLLPEGPLMTMVKDGQVQSRFGVGEASAWIDWGSGAEVQLDWGVDGAPPTMAPHTGRIALLTGPWTMSSGEALAICLLNGTPSRSFGEPTAGLTTVTNQYRLSDGSMLTLPVARMGDRDGHPETGSLTPMQAAPFGDWPEPADGAALAARAWLLETP comes from the coding sequence CGAGGGGCTCGCGGCGATCGCGGCGCAGGCGATGGGGGCCGACGCCATCGACTGGGGACGGATCGAACGCGAACTGGCGGCGAAGTTCGGGCCCGGTGAATCGCACGCGGCGCTCGCCGCAGCCGTGGCGATGCTGAACGATCCGCACGCCAGCTTCTCTCCACCGGCGGCAGTCCCCGTGACGGAAGCCGCGCCGGCGGACAACGACGGGTCGTCACAGGCGTCGGCCGCCGCAGACGCCCCGGTGCATTCGATTCCCACGGTGCCCGAGGGGCGCCTGCTCGACGACGGCGTGGCATACCTGGTGGTGCCCGGTTGCCTGGCGCCGGACGTCGACGGCCTTCGCGCGTACGCGAAAGCGGCGGCGCTGGAGCTGGCGCGCCTTGGGCAACAGGAGCCCAGGGGCTGGCTCATCGACCTTCGCCTCAATGGCGGCGGCAATCTCTGGCCCATGTTGCTTGGGTTGCGCCCGCTGCTGCCCGAAGGTCCGCTCATGACCATGGTGAAGGACGGGCAGGTGCAAAGCCGGTTCGGTGTGGGCGAGGCGAGCGCCTGGATCGACTGGGGCAGCGGCGCCGAGGTGCAGCTCGATTGGGGCGTGGACGGTGCGCCCCCGACGATGGCGCCGCACACGGGACGCATCGCGCTGCTGACCGGCCCGTGGACCATGAGCAGCGGCGAAGCCCTCGCGATCTGCCTGCTGAACGGCACCCCGTCGCGCAGCTTCGGTGAACCGACGGCCGGCCTTACCACGGTGACGAACCAATACCGGCTTTCCGATGGCTCCATGCTCACGCTGCCGGTGGCGCGCATGGGCGATCGGGATGGCCACCCGGAGACGGGATCGCTCACGCCCATGCAGGCGGCACCTTTCGGCGACTGGCCGGAGCCCGCCGACGGCGCCGCCCTGGCGGCGAGGGCCTGGCTGCTCGAGACGCCCTAG